In Uranotaenia lowii strain MFRU-FL chromosome 2, ASM2978415v1, whole genome shotgun sequence, one genomic interval encodes:
- the LOC129747168 gene encoding uncharacterized protein LOC129747168 — protein sequence MLYGETNSTSFWAPFLGQRKKLSVKCEIGKMPSEGTIDGIPCPKLPGISSTQLSSWSTERTAKTLVWTFQDGQLSSGKFGSETGMTTRRIVLLQTWITHTGECAASSHGGKKPRQKTENGRQLRHLRVIGNDDGFAAIYRFLTI from the exons ATGCTGTATG GTGAAACAAATAGTACTTCCTTTTGGGCGCCGTTCCTGGGGCAGCGGAAAAAGCTTTCGGTGAAGTGTGAGATCGGGAAGATGCCATCGGAAGGTACGATTGATGGAATTCCTTGTCCCAAACTGCCTGGTATTAGCTCAACCCAGCTCAGCTCCTGGTCAACGGAAAGAACAGCGAAAACTTTGGTG TGGACATTCCAAGACGGGCAACTTAGTTCCGGTAAATTTGGCTCGGAAACGGGTATGACCACACGCCGTATCGTACTGCTTCAAACCTGGATCACGCACACCGGAGAATGCGCCGCTTCCAGCCACGGTGGAAAAAAACCCCGACAGAAAACCGAGAATGGACGGCAACTCAGACATTTGCGAGTTATTGGGAACGATGACGGATTTGCTGCAATATATAGATTCTTGACAATTTAA